In the genome of Amaranthus tricolor cultivar Red isolate AtriRed21 chromosome 15, ASM2621246v1, whole genome shotgun sequence, one region contains:
- the LOC130801826 gene encoding protein PTST, chloroplastic isoform X1: protein MALVSKFVILFPYVALHLLEVLLFHLELFSILHFWITMGCHVIGLGRCCPNEPILCFSRSSIKSNLNIYNVPCNVASNPAGAGFHKFPRVYQASINKYSSLQCRTYATPVGLEEQLPSGSSEFQDDEPGSADPEEELPARPPSSDELKSLLADTQRSKLARKLSEANQHNRFLKRQLQGREDALVNYKSELAVLEHEVKALVALADEIAKAGIPEGSRKINGKYIHSHLVSRLEAVQQKLENQIKDVAAAQAKEVPVFWIGMAESVQVMGSFDGWSQGEHLSPEYTGSYTKFSATLFLRPGRYEIKFLVDGEWRISPEFPSVGEGIIENNLLVVE from the exons ATGGCACTCGTCTCTAAATTTGTGATTTTGTTTCCGTATGTCGCACTTCATCTTCTAGAAGTACTCCTATTTCACCTTGAGCTATTCTCTATCCTCCATTTTTGG ATTACCATGGGCTGCCATGTGATTGGTCTTGGAAG GTGTTGCCCAAATGAGCCAATACTGTGCTTTTCCCGAAGTTCAATTAAATCAAATCTGAACATTTATAATGTTCCCTGTAATGTGGCATCAAATCCCGCAGGAGCTGGTTTTCACAAGTTTCCTCGTGTTTATCAAGCTTCAATCAATAAGTATTCTTCCTTGCAATGCCGGACTTATGCTACACCTGTTGGCCTGGAAGAGCAATTGCCATCAGGATCATCAGAATTCCAGGATGATGAACCTGGTTCTGCAGATCCAGAAGAAGAGCTTCCTGCACGGCCGCCTAGCAGTGATGAG TTGAAATCATTGCTTGCAGATACTCAGAGATCAAAACTGGCTAGAAAGTTGAGTGAAGCCAATCAACACAACCGCTTTCTGAAAAGACAG TTGCAAGGGAGAGAAGATGCCTTGGTTAATTATAAGAGTGAACTTGCAGTTCTGGAACACGAAGTTAAG GCACTTGTTGCACTGGCTGATGAAATAGCAAAAGCTGGCATTCCAGAAGGTTCAAGGAAGATCAATGGAAAATACATCCATTCCCATCTTGTTTCTCGGCTAGAAG CTGTGCAGCAAAAATTGGAGAACCAGATAAAGGATGTGGCCGCTGCACAGGCTAAAGAGGTACCTGTATTTTGGATTGGCATGGCTGAG AGTGTGCAAGTCATGGGTAGCTTTGATGGATGGAGTCAAGGAGAACACCTATCTCCAGAGTACACAGGCTCATATACAAAGTTCTCGGCCACACTATTCCTCCGACCTGGACG GTATGAGATCAAGTTCCTAGTCGATGGGGAATGGCGAATATCTCCAGAATTCCCTAGTGTTGGTGAAGGGATAATAGAAAATAATCTGTTAGTTGTAGAGTAA
- the LOC130801826 gene encoding protein PTST, chloroplastic isoform X2 has translation MGCHVIGLGRCCPNEPILCFSRSSIKSNLNIYNVPCNVASNPAGAGFHKFPRVYQASINKYSSLQCRTYATPVGLEEQLPSGSSEFQDDEPGSADPEEELPARPPSSDELKSLLADTQRSKLARKLSEANQHNRFLKRQLQGREDALVNYKSELAVLEHEVKALVALADEIAKAGIPEGSRKINGKYIHSHLVSRLEAVQQKLENQIKDVAAAQAKEVPVFWIGMAESVQVMGSFDGWSQGEHLSPEYTGSYTKFSATLFLRPGRYEIKFLVDGEWRISPEFPSVGEGIIENNLLVVE, from the exons ATGGGCTGCCATGTGATTGGTCTTGGAAG GTGTTGCCCAAATGAGCCAATACTGTGCTTTTCCCGAAGTTCAATTAAATCAAATCTGAACATTTATAATGTTCCCTGTAATGTGGCATCAAATCCCGCAGGAGCTGGTTTTCACAAGTTTCCTCGTGTTTATCAAGCTTCAATCAATAAGTATTCTTCCTTGCAATGCCGGACTTATGCTACACCTGTTGGCCTGGAAGAGCAATTGCCATCAGGATCATCAGAATTCCAGGATGATGAACCTGGTTCTGCAGATCCAGAAGAAGAGCTTCCTGCACGGCCGCCTAGCAGTGATGAG TTGAAATCATTGCTTGCAGATACTCAGAGATCAAAACTGGCTAGAAAGTTGAGTGAAGCCAATCAACACAACCGCTTTCTGAAAAGACAG TTGCAAGGGAGAGAAGATGCCTTGGTTAATTATAAGAGTGAACTTGCAGTTCTGGAACACGAAGTTAAG GCACTTGTTGCACTGGCTGATGAAATAGCAAAAGCTGGCATTCCAGAAGGTTCAAGGAAGATCAATGGAAAATACATCCATTCCCATCTTGTTTCTCGGCTAGAAG CTGTGCAGCAAAAATTGGAGAACCAGATAAAGGATGTGGCCGCTGCACAGGCTAAAGAGGTACCTGTATTTTGGATTGGCATGGCTGAG AGTGTGCAAGTCATGGGTAGCTTTGATGGATGGAGTCAAGGAGAACACCTATCTCCAGAGTACACAGGCTCATATACAAAGTTCTCGGCCACACTATTCCTCCGACCTGGACG GTATGAGATCAAGTTCCTAGTCGATGGGGAATGGCGAATATCTCCAGAATTCCCTAGTGTTGGTGAAGGGATAATAGAAAATAATCTGTTAGTTGTAGAGTAA
- the LOC130801824 gene encoding putative methylesterase 11, chloroplastic, which produces MGNLCTCLSYHDINNKQQTNPKRLYCRSSSAPASGISNRWSRIRSSRRDSFKFEDPVLHQQAIAAAAIIIQQHQQNGSGSGSGSGSGVGSLGFDRSTSLRYPLSNGVSKSKNGVNTLPRSSSSRARSLTDPLLKPHQLVTQDGALDGLETRHFVLVHGGGFGAWCWYKSIALLEESGYKVTAIDLMGSGIHSSDTNAVTSLSQYVNPLVDFLDKLADGEKVILVGHDFGGACISYAMELFPSKVSKAIFIAATMLTDGQSALEIFSQQVDCKDLMQQAQIFVYANGNNNPPTAIDLNKSLLKELLFNQSPTKDVALASVSMRAIPFAPVLEKLCLSDDKYGSVRRFYIETTEDNAIPISSQEQMSKAAPPQQIFRLRGADHSPFFSKPQALHRYFVEISKIP; this is translated from the exons atgggaAATCTCTGTACATGTTTATCATACCATGATatcaacaacaaacaacaaactAATCCAAAACGATTATACTGTCGATCCAGTTCAGCACCCGCAAGCGGAATCAGTAATCGCTGGTCGAGAATTCGATCATCAAGGAGAGATAGTTTCAAGTTTGAAGATCCTGTTCTTCATCAACAAGCAATTGCTGCTGCTGCCATTATAATTCAACAACATCAACAAAatgggtctgggtctgggtctgggtctgggtctggggTTGGGTCTTTGGGTTTTGATCGATCTACTTCTCTAAGATACCCTCTATCAAATGGGGTTTCTAAGAGTAAAAATGGGGTTAATACTTTGCCGAGAAGTTCTAGTTCTAGGGCTCGTTCTCTTACTGATCCTCTGTTAAAACCTCATCAATTGGTTACCCAG GATGGAGCTCTTGATGGTCTAGAAACTAGACATTTTGTGCTTGTTCATGGAGGTGGTTTTGGTGCTTGGTGTTGGTATAAGTCCATTGCACTACTAGAAGAGAGTGGATATAAGGTTACTGCTATTGATTTAATGGGTTCTGGAATTCATTCATCTGATACCAATGCTGTTACTAGTCTCTCCCAATACGTTAACCCACTTGTCGACTTCCTCGACAAACTTGCTGACGGAGAAAAG GTAATTCTGGTAGGCCATGATTTTGGTGGTGCATGCATATCATATGCCATGGAATTGTTTCCATCTAAAGTTTCTAAAGCTATTTTCATTGCTGCAACAATGCTAACTGATGGACAAAGTGCTCTTGAGATCTTCTCACAGCAG GTAGATTGCAAGGATCTAATGCAGCAAGCTCAAATATTTGTTTATGCTAATGGGAATAATAATCCCCCAACCGCTATCGATCTTAACAAGTCGTTGCTTAAGGAGTTGTTGTTTAACCAAAGCCCGACAAAg GATGTCGCACTAGCATCTGTGTCGATGAGGGCGATACCATTTGCACCTGTTTTAGAGAAACTCTGTCTCTCAGACGACAAATACGGGTCTGTGCGACGTTTTTACATCGAAACTACAGAAGATAATGCAATACCCATCTCTTCACAAGAACAAATGAGCAAGGCAGCTCCTCCGCAACAGATTTTCCGTCTCAGAGGCGCAGATCATTCGCCTTTCTTTTCGAAACCGCAAGCATTGCACAGATACTTTGTTGAGATCTCAAAGATACCTTAA